One Bufo gargarizans isolate SCDJY-AF-19 chromosome 3, ASM1485885v1, whole genome shotgun sequence DNA segment encodes these proteins:
- the U2AF1 gene encoding splicing factor U2AF 35 kDa subunit isoform X1 produces the protein MAEYLASIFGTEKDKVNCSFYFKIGACRHGDRCSRLHNKPTFSQTIALLNIYRNPQNSSQSADGLRCAVSDVEMQEHYDEFFEEVFTEMEEKYGEVEEMNVCDNLGDHLVGNVYVKFRREEDAEKAVKDLNNRWFNGQPIHAELSPVTDFREACCRQYEMGECTRGGFCNFMHLKPISRELRRELYGRRRKKHRSRSRSRERRSRSRDRGRGGGAGGGGGGGGGGGGRDRDRRRSRDRERSGRF, from the exons ATGGCGGAGTATCTGGCCTCCATTTTCGGCACTGAAAAAGACAA GGTTAACTGCTCCTTTTACTTTAAGATCGGGGCGTGTCGCCATGGAGACCGATGTTCACGACTACACAACAAGCCCACCTTCAGCCAG ACTATAGCGCTGCTGAATATTTACCGAAATCCGCAGAACTCCTCCCAGTCAGCAGATGGCCTGCGCT GTGCCGTCAGTGATGTGGAGATGCAGGAACATTATGACGAGTTCTTTGAG GAAGTCTTCACAGAGATGGAGGAGAAATAtggagaagtggaagagatgaaCGTCTGTGATAATCTGGGAGATCATTTAGTGGGGAACGTGTATGTGAAG TTTCGTCGAGAAGAAGATGCGGAAAAAGCTGTGAAGGATCTGAATAACCGTTGGTTTAATGGTCAGCCCATCCATGCAGAGCTGTCTCCAGTCACTGACTTCCGGGAGGCTTGTTGTCGACAATATGAAATGGG GGAGTGTACACGTGGTGGCTTCTGTAACTTCATGCATCTAAAGCCCATCTCCCGGGAGCTACGGAGAGAACTGTATGGCCGACGCAGAAAGAA gcatcGCTCCCGCTCCAGATCCCGCGAACGTCGCTCTCGTTCTAGAGACCGTGgtcgaggaggaggagcaggaggtggtggtggcggcggcggtggtggtggtggacgtGACAGAGATCGACGGAGGTCCAGAGACCGGGAGCGGTCGGGGCGTTTCTGA
- the U2AF1 gene encoding splicing factor U2AF 35 kDa subunit isoform X2, with translation MQEHYDEFFEEVFTEMEEKYGEVEEMNVCDNLGDHLVGNVYVKFRREEDAEKAVKDLNNRWFNGQPIHAELSPVTDFREACCRQYEMGECTRGGFCNFMHLKPISRELRRELYGRRRKKHRSRSRSRERRSRSRDRGRGGGAGGGGGGGGGGGGRDRDRRRSRDRERSGRF, from the exons ATGCAGGAACATTATGACGAGTTCTTTGAG GAAGTCTTCACAGAGATGGAGGAGAAATAtggagaagtggaagagatgaaCGTCTGTGATAATCTGGGAGATCATTTAGTGGGGAACGTGTATGTGAAG TTTCGTCGAGAAGAAGATGCGGAAAAAGCTGTGAAGGATCTGAATAACCGTTGGTTTAATGGTCAGCCCATCCATGCAGAGCTGTCTCCAGTCACTGACTTCCGGGAGGCTTGTTGTCGACAATATGAAATGGG GGAGTGTACACGTGGTGGCTTCTGTAACTTCATGCATCTAAAGCCCATCTCCCGGGAGCTACGGAGAGAACTGTATGGCCGACGCAGAAAGAA gcatcGCTCCCGCTCCAGATCCCGCGAACGTCGCTCTCGTTCTAGAGACCGTGgtcgaggaggaggagcaggaggtggtggtggcggcggcggtggtggtggtggacgtGACAGAGATCGACGGAGGTCCAGAGACCGGGAGCGGTCGGGGCGTTTCTGA